From the Daucus carota subsp. sativus chromosome 8, DH1 v3.0, whole genome shotgun sequence genome, one window contains:
- the LOC108198176 gene encoding AT-hook motif nuclear-localized protein 20-like, whose amino-acid sequence MSNPTNIASADVAGGSNAAPPWGSNTALPVTQLAQARNASVYVLGGSGMVSQVAYCRLSSPHSIILSEPLNLVSLVGLVTDPSEPGSASFTAALSSLNGSVFGGRILNLVAMDSVLLTALLSQKREVFHED is encoded by the exons ATGTCGAACCCTACTAATATTGCTAGTGCAGACGTGGCAGGTGGCAGTAACGCTGCTCCTCCTTGGGGAAGCAACACGGCTCTGCCAGTAACACAG TTGGCGCAGGCGAGGAATGCGTCTGTGTATGTGCTTGGTGGCTCTGGAATGGTTTCACAGGTGGCTTATTGCCGCTTGTCGTCGCCACATTCGATAATCCTTTCTGAGCCGCTCAACTTGGTTTCTCTTGTTGGCCTAGTGACTGATCCTTCAGAACCAGGCTCTGCCTCTTTCACTGCTGCATTGAGCAGCTTGAATGGAAGCGTCTTTGGCGGGAGGATTTTAAATTTGGTTGCCATGGACTCTGTGCTTTTGACTGCGCTTCTTTCTCAGAAAAGGGAGGTCTTTCATGAAGATTGA